One genomic window of Caminibacter pacificus includes the following:
- the rplL gene encoding 50S ribosomal protein L7/L12, with translation MACTFEQILETIENLTVKELNELVKLFEEKFDVSAQPTVVAGAAGGAAGGAGEEKTEFDVILKDAGAKKINVIKVVRQITGAGLKEAKELVDGAPSTIKEAVSKEEAEEIKKALEEAGATVEVK, from the coding sequence ATGGCTTGTACATTTGAACAAATTTTAGAAACTATTGAAAACTTAACAGTAAAAGAACTTAACGAATTAGTTAAACTTTTCGAAGAAAAATTCGATGTAAGCGCACAACCTACAGTAGTAGCTGGTGCAGCAGGTGGAGCAGCTGGTGGTGCTGGTGAAGAAAAAACTGAATTCGATGTAATTCTTAAAGATGCTGGTGCTAAAAAAATTAACGTAATTAAAGTTGTAAGACAAATTACTGGTGCTGGACTTAAAGAAGCTAAAGAACTAGTTGACGGTGCGCCAAGCACAATTAAAGAAGCTGTAAGTAAAGAAGAAGCTGAAGAAATCAAAAAAGCACTTGAAGAAGCAGGAGCAACTGTAGAAGTTAAATAA